From Venturia canescens isolate UGA chromosome 3, ASM1945775v1, whole genome shotgun sequence:
GTCGCGGGAGTCACAACGGTCTGGCAAGATGTTCGTCCCATCCACCGGACGCACTCTTCTGGAATCCACCGGAAAAAATGCTCGAAGCATCGACCCAGACGGATTGGCCGGTCGATTTATTCGAGGTCTGGGTACGTTCCAATCCTCACCACGTACTCCAGATCCTCGGTATCGATCCGGACAGTCTTCAGGTACCACAGCCACCGTCGCCTACGCCCTCGCCATCGTCCCCGCCGCCACCGCCGTACGAGCCGCTCTCATCAATCGAGGTGGGAACGCCGCCTCAGTCACCGCTTCAATCTCATTCCGACACACCAGGTGCATAaacctttcattttttccatgcTATCCTACTTTCTTCCTCTGTTCCCCAATGGAAAATCAGCCTCGTTCGATTTTCATCATCTTCGAACGATCTTTTTCCACCAATTTCAGTTCGCTTCTCATTCTTCTCCAATTCACTCaagtttttatcaatttttatcgaatttttgttttttccggACCCAGGAAGCTTTCGTGGTTTAGTGGGTGATTCTTAACGAAGAATTTTGTCGGACTTTCGGAATACTGATCCCAATCGAGCTCTCTTTTTGgtatttcaaactttttttcaaaccccGAAGTTTTGTCTTTGTTTCGGATTCAAAGATTCTTCCAATtactggaattttttcattttttagaaTATTTCGATTCACTACTTTATTGTTTTCGCTGAGGGCCTCagcttttttcctcgtttggATTCAGCATTTCTGTGCAACTTTCATTTTGTCAACTTTTGTCCATCCAGTTTCTTCCGAGACTCTGCAGCCGAGGCATaaatctctcatttttttcggcgCTGACTGCTGGTGTCCTCGATTTTCTGATGATAATATTCTTAAATTATTGATGAAAATGCCAATTCCAGTTGTAACTTGACTCGAACATTCCATTTTCCATTGACACAATCGTAAACAGCGAAAAACACATTCCCAAAAATTCTACTTGAAAATGCACTTATCCGAAAATCATTTGCAAGAAAATTTCATATATTTGGCTCCGAATGAAACAtgcgaaaaccaaaaaatcgtttgaaagGTAAAGCAAGTTACGCGATGTGCAACAGTCGCGAAGAGGGTGTAATGCCCCGAGGCTACGTGGCGCCCTCGTCGTGCTGGGACCCGGAGAGCGATCTGCCGCACAGTTTTAGCGCCGGGGATGCCGACGAGTCGTCATCCTGGTACCAGGCCTTCCACGGGCTCGAGTATCTCCCCAAATCTCGATCCTTCAAATTCGATCACTGCGACAGCTGAGCGAGAAGCGATTCGACTTGACTCATCGAAacaagcagcagcagcagcagcagcagcagcagaaaCCGCCAGGAAATCTAACGGTTCGGGGAAGAGGAAATCGAGCGTTAAAAACGCGTGACTTTCTGTTCTCTTCGAGTCGAATAATAATCGATTGAGGAGAATTTCATTCGTGTGAGAAATTCTCGATGAAACCATGAGAGTGAAGGGaaggagagaatgaaaaaggatTTACGCGTGCGCCAAGCGCTGAAgcgattttcatttcgtttttatatttcgAGGACAATCTGCGTTGTAATTTCGGGGGCTGAAAGACTCGGGCCAATGCCCATTTTACACTCGAgtcaatcaattttatttcgactcTCTCCCAACAATGATGAgcttcgtaaaaaaatgatattcgtAGGAAAATTATCGAGTTTGAAAAGtccatgatgaaatatcatTTGTGAAAAGCACTGCCACGATTCACAGGTACGAAATCAACGTCCGAAAGATTAATCCCGTTCGGATCGACCAAGCCCCCGCGATCCTGGTCGAGCCCTCGAAAGCTCTAacgcaaattaaaaaatcgtcgatttATTTATCGACGTCGAATCGACTCGGAATATTCTATCTTGAGAATCAAATTTCATATGTTTTTCTCTCATCGTTGCATCTCATTCATTTCAGCCTCGTTCTTTATCTTTTCATCTCTTCGACGagaaagatattgaaaaacacGATTCGAGCATATCGcggaacaaaaaatatcgaattttcataTCAACCTCACTGTGTGTCTCGACTGATCCAGTTTCGGGAACGAAGCCCTTTCGAACGGCTGAACGAGAGGAAGGCATTTCTAATGAATCGGCAGAAAATTAAATGAGTGTCGAACAAATCATATTATCGTGTAATCGGAAAGtattttcgttattattaaACACTTGTCACATTCCACATGTGAACCGCTGTGATCAGTTAGATATATCGTCTGACATAtaagtataaatatataaatacatataaatatttattcaataagAGAATGAACAATACAAATAATTCGTGTACGATCCTCGCTCGTGCGTAATCTTCCTTGagattgaataataataaaatcaataaaaacaaGCGAACCCAAGCATCATTGTGCCCCCGACCGAAGAAAGCAGCGTCAAAAAAATGCTGCGAAAGTGTAGAGAAGAAAGGGAAGGTCTCTTGAGACAAAAGACTTGAAGGGACGttgcgatttttctcattttcgtttttcgttgttGAGTGGCTGCAAAAAAAGGGCCAAATTCCTTGTGGTTAAAAGCGAGTGAACTCGagaatttgggaaaaaaacgtacgaGCAGCTGTCACTTTTTGAAGAGTCGCTTTGTCCGGGGTGattctattcatttttttcggatgGTGAACATTTCACATCCGAGTTTTGACCAactttcattcgttatatttcGCTGCGGATGCGATATTTTTGATGCAGCTTTTGCTGTTTGTTTATTCAACGACTATTTTTACGACGCGAACGACcgttgaaaaacaatttgaaaaatctgacAAAACTCACTGGTCGATTATCCACTGACGTTCCAATTATTcgtacgaatgaaaaacgcGCCAAGTTCTCCAACGAAACTTCTAcgagtcatttttttcacgtgggCAGTACCGGCGAACTGAGAAACGATCCCATTTCTTCCTGGCGATTAACGAAGACTAATTCTACTAGGATTGAAGCTTTGTGCCgcaaaaaacacttttttataatccataaagaaaaaaaaaaaaaaacatgagaaatttAGCAACAAGAATCtgagacgaaaaaattcgttaacaaaatcatttgaaaaacttgaaattcgTTCGTTGAACTGATAAACTCCATGAGCTTAAATGGCAAATGAAGAAaatctaatgaaaaaaaaaaaaaaagaaaaaaaaatgaatattatttctccttaaaaatcgaataaaaattatttcatcgaatcaacgatttttccaatttttcgtgcGATACAAGTGATGAGAAAGGAAATCAACGCGTTTGCCAgaagaaaacgtgaaaaaagacAGAAAGAAATGCGAAAAAATACGCGATCCAGGAGACAAAACGCGAGATCTCTGTAAATAATGATTGACGAGAAgacaaaaaaggaaaaaaaaagaaaacaacacaaaaaataagagaaaaaagtaataataaaaatgtgtgaTAAGGCACGGCTTGAGCCATGCACAGTTGTATTTGTTCGACTTCCATTATCGCGAACGTTGAAAGGGCCGGTACGGTATAATGCACgtggatatttaaaaaatagtagaaaaaaataaaatggtgtCTCAGAGAGAAATGTTCGTCGAGTGAGAATGGGAATATCTCTTGAAGGGGAGGATaaagttttattttcgagATACCTAAAAATATTCGTAACATGAAGTAATTCACTGTAAACTTAAACGTGATAAAacgcgaaaaacaaaaaagcttCTTCCCAAACACCGAATGACTGGTCGATCGTTGAAAATACATGAAAACGTCCATTTTTGTAAACAACTTTCTAATCGAGCTCACAGTTTCCAAGGTCATTCGAATGTCGCTGAAATTTACTTTCGAAATATTGACAGAACTGatttgattgaaattttgtacCCTTCGTCCTGgcaattgaataatttttttcagatttttcttctttttctttgcaaTATTGAAAAAGTCGAGACGTTTTAGTTCGTCAAATTTACGATGGAATGCTTCAAACGTatgaatatatgaaaatatattttaacaAGTTAATCATTTCCCGATCTGGCATCGGCGAATGTATAATGTTTCGAAAAAACGTACCGGTCTCGTTCAGTCTTGTTCATCTCGTATCGATGAAcaattgttttataaatatttcatatattttgttATACTATTTCTATgctctctaaaaaaaaaaaaaaaaaaaaaaaaacagaaaggataaaaaaataatgatttcaaagCTCATTGTAAACACCTGTAACACGAGTTAGAACCTCCACAAATTCCACGACTTTTTACACAGTAGACGCATGAAGAAAAATCAGTAGAATTAGAAAACGAACATTTATTAACGTATGATAAATAATGGATATAAGTAATGTGAGATCGCGAAGCTTACGGAAAAAAGATTAATGTCAATATGCACAAGATCGAGACATACGTCATTTATtttaaagaaagaaaaaaacaaaaaagtaccTCGGACTCTACTGCTGAGactattttcgtggatttgAATCGTGAAAtttctgatttttattttctatcacAAAACTTACGAGAGTGAACCAACACTGGATtgttaaatattcaaaaaaataacataTTTATGAGCGAAGTGTCAATCTTCATGGTATATACGTTGAATaggttgttattattattattattattattattattattgttattattaaacGTTCATAAGATAATAATTGGACTATCCTTTTGAGCGATGTAATATGcggcaaaaaatttcaaaatgtttcattGCCAAATggcatttttctcattttttaaagtgaATGTTTTCTgaatcttggaaaaaaaagaaaactgaaAACTTTCgtgtaaaacaaaaatatgaatatgaTTCAATGATGCACTTTCGtgaccttttttttattgtaaatttTATCGGTTTGTCAGTCATTGAaatgacacacacacacacacacacacacacccacacacacacccacacacactctgtaaatatattattaattaaatgGTTATTGTACAGTGTATACTAAATCGATAGTCAATTTACTTCGTTACAATTGTAACCTGTGGATGATTGATAGCTTAATAAAAGCGAAATATCATGAAAGTATGTTTTTATATACACGTTATTTCCCAAAGAAAATCAATCTTACCTCGTCCGTTGTCAATTTTCTTCCGGTCTCAACCATTTCGTTCGAATCTGTCTCTGATGTCGGGACAAATTTTTGCTGTCTTGCTGCAAATGTTTCTTGGTCTACAAGCCGAAGAATCATCGTGGTcgtctaaatattttttcttttcggagATCGATAACGGTTGGAAAAAGAACCCTAAATCAGTCCATTACGTGTTTGAGAATAATTATATTTTAATGATTCTAGATATTACACTTGTGGCGGAATCTTGTGGCTGCATGTGAGGCCTGATGAAGCATATAttttaataaacgaaaaagtaTTGAAGATTCATATTCCAAAAATAACCTCATAGGTATAAAACATcgtaaattcaataaattcatccaACGATTCCTCTATGAACATTTCTGCCCACAATTACTAAGAATTGCGTTAAAACGCTCATAGAACTGATATCTTATCGGCCAGGTTTTGtttatgaaagaaattatgtgTTCCCGCAATTTTATAATCATGTTGCCGCTGTCCGCGTAAGCCCGCATCACGCCAGCATGCAAGACACTGCTGCCTATACCTATATAGCAAGAACGGAGCGTGCGCAGAAAAACTTCGTTCTGTGCCATTGGATGCAGAGTGAGCCCCTTCTCTAGCGGTCAAAACGCGCTCGCGCTGTTTTGCCAGTGAAACGTTGAAGAACGATCGAcactgagaaagaaaaagagaggaaaacaattaaagaaaaaaaaaacccaaacaaacttGACATCATCATTGTCGAGAAGACTCGCGTTTAAGATTCCAGTGCATTTGTCACTCTCAAGAAACGCATTATAATATCAAGTCGTACGTAAATTATCCTAATTTAATTCGACAATTTACATCACCATAATTCATCGCAGAAAACGAGGACAAAGAACTCGGTGACAGAAGCTTGACACATTCCTCACAATAGAATCATTTCCGCCCATTCCATAAGAATGACTAATATATTAACGTTATAATAAAGTTTTCCTCGTGACCAAACAGTGATACAAGAAAACGATCTTCAATAAGGATCTGCAAAGGAACACAGTGACTTCTGATTACGAAACTATTATAATTCTTGACTTTTCGTCaagttcttttttcatctttgtCAATTTCACAACTTCgtgaaactttaattgaagaAATCTTATCATAATCTGATAAAGTTTACGCTTATCCGTGTCCCCACTGCATGGTTAGCCTCCCGGAAAATTACGTTCAATATTTCCCGGATCAAGTTCCTTCCTTCCAATTCTCTATAAAAACTTTTTGGTGCAGTTTTGAGTtccagaaagaaaaaaaaacaatcaacaTGTCGCTCTATCCGTCACTGGAAGACATGAAGGTCGATCATATGATAAAGGTATGCATGCAAGGTCTATGACCTTGCTGACCCTAGCACtatgaattaataatataaattaCCCTTTGGATCAATAACTACTTTGCTATTTGTCCCTCCCGCAGGCTCAACATCAAATCGAATCGCAGTTTGCACCTAGAGCACCGCCGGCTTTCCAATCCAATGAACCCTCTGCTCCTAGCCTTTCACCTCCCGGATATGAGTCAACGGCTGGACAACTTTATCCCTTTTTGGGTAGCTACATGGGATTGGAACTCAGCGAGGAAATGATTGCTAACAATATGCCAGAATATGCAGTTATCGCTCGAGAAAATGTgagtctcaatttttttttcatttggatcGGAAAAGTTCAGCTCCTAACATtgatttcgtagtttttcagaaTTCTTATTTGTTTTATAACTTTTGAACATTTACTATTGCTGGTTTTCcagcaatttttcgtagtttggagttgttttatattttttctaaaacttTTCATCAGAGATAAAGTATTATTGATCTAGTGTTAGCATCCTCACTGATATCTTCTGTTGATGATgtgatgtttttttaataatgaattaatgaataaatttccatatgaaaattcaatatcaACACTTGATTTGCACAAAGCTCtcgtttcaacaaaattccAATGGAGAAACTGTACTCGTCCAAAATTTGCCAAGAATCTAGTGTTCTTTAAAGactttcaattcatttagaAAGAATTACATTTTTGCTAGCAATTGTATAACTAACAAAAATCGTACAATTGACAGATGACAATAGCGACTCCGGCTGCTAAATTAGGTCCTTTGACAGGAATGGTAGCCCCGCTTTCAGGAGATTCTCTTGGTCTCCAAAGAGCTCAAGTTACAAACGGCATCAGAGAAGTACCAAtcgatatttgtttttttttttttgaaactttttaatctGTATCTCGAAATCTGTCTTGTCAGTAAAATTTAGTAAGAACGATAAACAAAATACTTGAGCCAGAATATAAACTATTTGATCGGGAATATTTTGATCGGGTCTAAAAAAGTTTGTTTATTatatgaagataaaaaaactaATGGAAAACTTTCGATTTTGTTTAGTTAACGCTCTGCAAAGATAAAGAGGGGAAAATAGGATTGCGAGTACACTCAGTAAACAGTGGAATATTTGTTTGTCTCGTGAGCCCCAATTCACCGGCTTCCATGACTGGGCTTCGATTTGGTGACCAAATTCTTGAGATAAATGGAATTACCGTCGCCGGTTACAGCATGGATCAAGTGCACAAAATATTCCGCAATGCCCCTGTCAACGGAATCAAAGTCGTTGTTCGTGACAGGTAAAATAAAGCTGTTCATTCGGTTTACCAAAGGTTGTGAAAAgcgttgaagaaaatttttctcattatcatTCTAGACCTCTCGAACGTACCGTAACCATGCACAAGGACAGCTCTGGAAACATCGGATTCCATTTCAAAAACGGTAAAATAACGGCACTCGTAAAAGACTCATCTGCTGCAAGGAACGGCCTATTGACCGACCATCAAATACTCGAAGTCAATGGAAAGGTAAATCCCAAACGAAATTCAAATCCACGATGTTGGAacgaagaaatgaaattttcatcgatctaAATTGCGATTTTCCCTTTTTATGAGACACCGAGAACGAAGTTTTAAAATCAACGTAAAAAAACTCATAATTTGAACGTTTTCTTTTCACGAACCTTTTTGTGTAATCTAAACGAATATTTCCTTGAAAGAAACTGTAGCATATTCATTGGGAATGATAAATTTTGACGCtatcaaatttcaatattaatGATACGGAAAAATGGTCTGTTTTTTCAGAACGTAGTCGGTCTGAAGGACAAGGATATCGTGGACGAAATAGCGCGAGGTACTGAAATAATAACAATCACCGTAATTCCATCGTACATCTATGATCACATGATAAAAAAGTAAGattcttaatatttatgaataaagGAATAGCGCTCTGAAATAAAATGACCATCAAAACTACAACACGTGAAATTTTATTGGCAAAATAAATGGATCAAATGTAAATAATTcctttttaatgattttagaATGGCAGGAAGTCTCCTGAAGAGTGGAATGGACCATTCAGTTCCGAGCAATTTCGAATAGAACCAAAAGCCACACAagccaaaaaaacaaaaagcccAATTTCAAATCGTAACGTAATTTTTGATAACCGTTCTTGCCAAATTGaacaaaaggaaataaataaataaaaagaatattaTTGCACAAT
This genomic window contains:
- the LOC122408154 gene encoding syntenin-1-like; this translates as MSLYPSLEDMKVDHMIKAQHQIESQFAPRAPPAFQSNEPSAPSLSPPGYESTAGQLYPFLGSYMGLELSEEMIANNMPEYAVIARENMTIATPAAKLGPLTGMVAPLSGDSLGLQRAQVTNGIRELTLCKDKEGKIGLRVHSVNSGIFVCLVSPNSPASMTGLRFGDQILEINGITVAGYSMDQVHKIFRNAPVNGIKVVVRDRPLERTVTMHKDSSGNIGFHFKNGKITALVKDSSAARNGLLTDHQILEVNGKNVVGLKDKDIVDEIARGTEIITITVIPSYIYDHMIKKMAGSLLKSGMDHSVPSNFE